From Macrobrachium nipponense isolate FS-2020 chromosome 6, ASM1510439v2, whole genome shotgun sequence, a single genomic window includes:
- the LOC135216614 gene encoding zinc finger BED domain-containing protein 5-like encodes MASYEVAYLIALHIAVAMCRAIHGEKMARELESIPLSNNTVSRRTREIASDILIQLMERVKNVNQFLQLDESTDISSSQLLAFIRYSFNGKLNEVMLFCLALDGKCTGDDIFMALDKTLHKLGLSWDRCVGICTDGAGAMLGKKKGLKAKVHNVAPHIRFTHCIIHREALAYKAIVSELKTVFDTAVKIVNYIKSRTLNARLFASLCKDMSSDHEALMLHR; translated from the coding sequence ATGGCATCATATGAGGTTGCATATCTTATTGCTCTACACATTGCAGTGGCAATGTGTAGAGCTATCCATGGAGAAAAGATGGCTCGCGAACTAGAATCCATCCCCCTGTCAAACAATACGGTTAGTAGACGAACTCGTGAGATTGCAAGTGACATACTGATTCAGTTGATGGAGAGAGTTAAGAATGTAAATCAATTTTTACAATTAGATGAATCAACCGACATTTCTAGTTCTCAATTACTTGCATTTATAAGATATAGCTTCAATGGAAAATTGAATGAAGTTATGTTGTTTTGCCTTGCGCTAGATGGAAAGTGTACAGGAGATGATATTTTCATGGCATTAGATAAAACACTTCATAAGCTTGGACTTTCTTGGGATCGGTGTGTAGGTATATGCACAGATGGAGCCGGGGCAATGTTAGGTAAAAAGAAAGGACTAAAAGCAAAGGTACATAATGTGGCTCCTCATATACGTTTTACTCACTGTATTATTCATCGAGAAGCTCTCGCTTACAAAGCCATTGTTTCCGAACTTAAAACTGTTTTTGATACAGCTGTCAAAATCGTCAACTACATAAAATCACGCACTTTGAATGCCAGGTTATTTGCTTCACTGTGCAAAGACATGAGCTCAGACCATGAAGCATTGATGCTTCACAGATAA